One stretch of Enterobacter sp. RHBSTW-00994 DNA includes these proteins:
- the gutM gene encoding transcriptional regulator GutM, which produces MVTALITVAAIAWICQLAFGGWQIHQFNRAFDALCQKGRVGVGRSGGRFKPRVVIAIALDEHNRVCDSLMMRGLTVFARPVKIEAINGTSLQELQPDVIFPHDSLCQNALSLALNLKHG; this is translated from the coding sequence ATGGTCACCGCATTAATCACCGTTGCCGCCATCGCCTGGATTTGTCAGTTGGCGTTTGGTGGCTGGCAAATTCACCAGTTTAACCGCGCCTTTGACGCGCTCTGCCAGAAAGGGCGTGTGGGCGTTGGACGTTCCGGCGGACGCTTCAAGCCGCGTGTGGTCATCGCGATTGCGCTGGATGAGCACAACCGCGTTTGCGATTCGCTCATGATGCGCGGCCTAACCGTTTTCGCCCGCCCGGTGAAAATAGAGGCAATAAATGGCACTTCGTTGCAGGAATTACAGCCTGATGTGATCTTTCCCCATGATTCACTCTGTCAGAATGCACTATCATTAGCGCTTAATCTGAAACATGGATAA
- a CDS encoding DNA-binding transcriptional repressor: MKPRQRQAAILEHLQKQGKCSVEELAHYFDTTGTTIRKDLVLLENSGAVIRTYGGVVLNKDETDPPIDHKTLINTNQKALIAEAAVKFIHDGDSIILDAGSTVLQMIPMLSRFNNITVMTNSLHIVNALSEFDSEQTILMPGGTFRKKSASFHGQLAENAFDHFSFDKLFMGTDGIDLNAGVTTFNEVFSVSKAMCNAAREVILMADSSKFGRKSPNIVCSLESVDKLITDAGIDPAFKKALEEKGIDVIVTGERDE; this comes from the coding sequence ATGAAACCACGTCAGCGGCAGGCGGCCATTCTGGAGCATCTGCAAAAGCAGGGAAAATGCTCGGTAGAAGAACTGGCCCACTACTTTGACACCACCGGCACGACAATACGCAAAGACCTGGTATTGCTCGAAAACTCTGGCGCAGTCATTCGCACCTACGGCGGCGTCGTGCTCAACAAAGACGAAACCGATCCCCCCATCGATCACAAAACGCTGATCAATACGAACCAGAAAGCGCTGATTGCCGAAGCCGCCGTGAAATTTATCCACGATGGCGATTCCATCATTCTGGATGCAGGCAGTACGGTTTTGCAGATGATCCCCATGCTCAGCAGGTTTAACAACATCACGGTAATGACCAACAGCCTGCATATTGTGAACGCCCTGTCTGAATTCGACAGCGAACAAACCATCCTGATGCCCGGCGGAACCTTCCGTAAAAAATCTGCGTCGTTTCATGGCCAACTGGCCGAAAACGCCTTCGATCACTTCAGCTTTGATAAACTGTTTATGGGAACCGATGGTATCGACCTGAACGCAGGCGTCACGACCTTTAATGAAGTGTTCAGCGTCAGTAAGGCAATGTGCAATGCCGCACGGGAAGTGATCCTGATGGCGGATTCCTCAAAGTTTGGTCGTAAAAGCCCCAATATCGTCTGTAGTCTTGAAAGCGTCGATAAGCTGATCACTGACGCGGGCATCGATCCGGCGTTCAAAAAAGCGCTGGAAGAGAAAGGAATCGACGTGATCGTAACCGGAGAGAGAGATGAGTGA
- the gutQ gene encoding arabinose-5-phosphate isomerase GutQ produces MSDFLLNAGRQTLMLELQEASRLPERLGEEFVRAANTIIQCEGKVIVAGIGKSGHIGKKIAATLASTGTPAFFVHPAEALHGDLGMIESRDVMLFISYSGSAKELDLIIPRLQEKSVALLAMTGKSRSPLALAAKATLDISVEREACPMHLAPTSSTVNTLMMGDALAMAVMQARGFNEEDFARSHPAGALGARLLNKVHHLMRTDEAIPQVKLDTSVMDAMLELSRTGLGLVAVCDENEYVKGVFTDGDLRRWLVGGGTLETQVSEAMTQGGLTLNAESRAIEAKEVLMKRKITAAPVVDESGKLCGAINLQDFYQAGII; encoded by the coding sequence ATGAGTGATTTTCTGTTAAACGCAGGCCGCCAGACCTTAATGCTGGAACTGCAGGAAGCAAGCCGTCTGCCTGAACGTCTGGGCGAAGAATTCGTCCGTGCGGCAAACACCATTATCCAGTGTGAAGGGAAAGTGATTGTGGCCGGTATTGGTAAATCCGGTCATATCGGCAAGAAGATTGCCGCAACGCTTGCCAGCACCGGAACCCCGGCCTTCTTTGTCCACCCGGCAGAAGCCCTGCATGGCGATCTGGGGATGATTGAAAGCCGCGACGTCATGCTGTTTATCTCCTACTCCGGTTCAGCAAAAGAGCTGGATTTAATCATCCCGCGTCTGCAGGAAAAATCGGTCGCCCTGCTGGCGATGACCGGCAAATCTCGTTCCCCGCTGGCGCTGGCGGCAAAAGCCACGCTTGATATTTCCGTTGAACGCGAAGCCTGCCCGATGCATCTCGCCCCAACGTCCAGTACCGTCAATACCCTGATGATGGGCGATGCTCTGGCAATGGCTGTCATGCAGGCCCGTGGTTTCAACGAAGAAGATTTCGCACGCTCCCATCCGGCGGGTGCGCTTGGCGCCCGTCTGCTGAATAAAGTGCACCACCTGATGCGCACCGACGAGGCCATCCCTCAGGTAAAACTCGACACCAGCGTGATGGACGCGATGCTCGAATTGAGCCGTACCGGACTGGGTCTGGTCGCGGTATGCGATGAAAACGAATATGTCAAAGGCGTCTTTACTGACGGTGACCTGCGTCGCTGGCTGGTTGGCGGCGGCACACTGGAAACACAGGTCTCTGAGGCAATGACCCAGGGCGGCCTGACGCTGAACGCCGAAAGCCGCGCGATTGAGGCCAAAGAAGTACTGATGAAACGCAAAATCACCGCCGCTCCGGTGGTGGATGAAAGCGGCAAATTGTGTGGCGCGATCAACCTGCAGGATTTCTACCAGGCCGGTATTATTTAG